In one window of Primulina tabacum isolate GXHZ01 chromosome 8, ASM2559414v2, whole genome shotgun sequence DNA:
- the LOC142554764 gene encoding uncharacterized protein LOC142554764 — MAGRPPRQNRNPRYANNNSNANEKGNVPPPQFSLNQADLMAIATIVAATLQGLVNPNANQPPPPPPPQHGVKYHYESLRKNRCPTFSGATDPEVSQSWLKSVETQLRLLEVPDALKVDVIVPFLEDRAGKWWEAISPAMTTAGPITWQRFKEAFLKQYYPAEVRFQKLSEFENFSQAPDMSVVEYTSQFNALRSYAPAIMADEVLKLHRLKKGLNSRIQSALAVYQTANFSDLMGVAIRAEADICRRKGENRNKRPPVSQPSKGKPVFKRPNQSGGPTSRKFPANNHQGLKPCPTCGFKHSGECRRASGVCFGCGKSGHRIAECPIAANRPAGPNRGTGPNAGAGPSKSKEDKPNARVFAMTQEEADDANEVMSGTILIQQVPAYTLFDCGATHSFMSKRFAKKLGCKPEKLNEPFRLATPTSRAIETHKIHRYCKISISGQTFSADLIQLIMVDFDIILGMDWLARNNAMVDCKGKRVKLRTPDQEEVVYHGKSKERKSLLSVSQAWRAMKSGGDIYLAMVSAVRGEVELKLEDIPTVREFPDVFPEELSGTVPDREVEYPPPRIDDLFDQLKGAAVFSKLDLRTGYHQLKVRAEDIPKTAFRTRLLPEVVEGFSSIAVPVTKLTRKNSKFIWDDGCEKSFQTLKEKLASTPVLILPAENKDFTIYSDASKDGLGCRLSSP; from the exons atggccggtAGACCACCAAGACAAAACCGCAACCCTCGTTATGCTAACAACAACAGCAATGCCAACGAAAAAGGCAACGTACCTCCACCACAGTTTAGTCTTAATCAAGCCGACCTGATGGCCATAGCCACGATAGTGGCAGCGACACTGCAAGGGTTAGTGAACCCGAATGCCAAtcaaccaccaccaccacctccaccgcAGCACGGAGTCAAGTACCACTATGAGTCACTGCGCAAGAACAGGTGCCCAACTTTCAGTGGCGCTACCGACCCTGAAGTTAGCCAGAGTTGGCTAAAAAGCGTGGAGACTCAATTACGGCTGTTGGAAGTCCCGGATGCACTAAAAGTGGACGTAATAGTGCCCTTCCTGGAAGATCGAGCAGGCAAGTGGTGGGAAGCAATCTCGCCAGCCATGACGACTGCAGGACCAATCACGTGGCAACGTTTTAAGGAAGCTTTTCTGAAACAGTACTATCCAGCCGAGGTCAGATTTCAGAAACTAAGTGAGTTTGAAAATTTCAGCCAAGCTCCAGACATGTCAGTTGTGGAATACACCTCCCAGTTCAACGCCTTAAGATCTTATGCTCCAGCAATTATGGCGGATGAAGTTCTGAAATTGCATCGTCTTAAGAAGGGGTTGAATAGCAGGATCCAATCAGCTCTAGCAGTCTACCAAACTGCCAACTTTTCAGACCTGATGGGTGTGGCTATCCGAGCCGAAGCTGATATTTGTCGGAGAAAAGGGGAAAACAGGAACAAGCGACCCCCTGTCAGCCAGCCTTCCAAGGGAAAACCAGTGTTCAAGAGGCCCAATCAGTCAGGTGGACCTACCTCAAGGAAATTCCCCGCCAATAACCATCAAGGACTCAAGCCATGCCCAACTTGTGGCTTCAAGCACTCCGGGGAATGCCGAAGGGCCAGCGGTGTATGCTTTGGATGTGGAAAATCGGGGCACAGAATTGCAGAGTGTCCTATCGCCGCCAACCGACCAGCAGGGCCGAACAGAGGAACTGGGCCAAATGCGGGAGCAGGACCTAGCAAATCAAAGGAGGACAAACCCAATGCCAGGGTCTTTGCCATGACTCAGGAGGAGGCAGACGACGCCAATGAAGTCATGTCAGGTACCATACTTATTCAGCAAGTGCCTGCTTATACATTATTTGACTGTGGTGCTACCCATTCCTTTATGTCTAAAAGATTTGCTAAGAAGTTAGGCTGTAAGCCCGAAAAATTAAATGAGCCCTTTCGTCTAGCCACACCTACAAGTAGGGCCATtgaaactcacaaaattcacaGATATTGTAAAATCAGTATTAGTGGTCAGACCTTTAGTGCCGACTTGATACAGTTGATCATGGTCGACTTCGACATCATcttagggatggattggttagccagaAACAATGCGATGGTAGATTGTAAGGGAAAGAGAGTCAAACTCCGAACCCCAGATCAGGAAGAAGTCGTGTATCATGGCAAGTCCAAGGAACGGAAGTCACTACTTTCCGTATCTCAAGCTTGGAGAGCCATGAAATCCGGAGGAGACATCTACCTAGCTATGGTCAGTGCAGTAAGAGGAGAAGTCGAACTGAAACTTGAGGACATTCCGACAGTGAGAGAGTTCCCCGATGTTTTTCCAGAAGAACTCTCTGGGACGGTCCCGGACCGCGAAGTGGA GTACCCTCCACCTCGGATAGACGATCTGTTTGATCAGCTTAAAGGAGCCGCCGTCTTTTCTAAATTGGATCTGAGGacaggttatcaccagttgaaggtcagggctgaagatatcCCCAAGACAGCCTTTCGAACCAG GTTACTACCGGAAGTTGTCGAAGGGTTTTCCTCGATAGCCGTGCCAGTGACGAAGCTCACACGAAAGAATTCTAAGTTCATCTGGGATGACGGTTGTGAGAAGAGTTTCCAGACATTGAAAGAGAAACTCGCATCTACGCCAGTGTTAATCCTACCCGCAGAAAATAAAGATTTCACTATCTACAGTGACGCATCTAAGGatggtttaggatgt CGGTTGTCttcgccttaa
- the LOC142554073 gene encoding protein CYSTEINE-RICH TRANSMEMBRANE MODULE 13-like yields MSYYNQNQPPVGVPPPQGYPPEGYPKDAYPPAGYPPQGYPPQQGYPPQGYPPQYAPQYGAPPPDQKQSGSAGFMEGCLAALCCCCLLDACF; encoded by the exons ATGAGTTACTACAACCAGAATCAACCCCCGGTTGGTGTTCCTCCCCCACAAG GATATCCACCGGAGGGGTATCCGAAGGATGCGTATCCGCCGGCGGGTTACCCTCCGCAAGGCTATCCACCCCAGCAGGGCTACCCGCCCCAGGGGTATCCGCCACAGTACGCACCTCAGTACGGTGCGCCTCCTCCTGATCAGAAGCAATCCGGCAGTGCCGGGTTCATGGAAGGATG TTTGGCTGCTCTGTGCTGCTGTTGTCTGCTGGACGCATGCTTCTGA